A genomic segment from Nicotiana sylvestris chromosome 1, ASM39365v2, whole genome shotgun sequence encodes:
- the LOC138876386 gene encoding uncharacterized protein, translating into MASETTKEEITLSVNVAGATHNVKFHVIEGDMRYNDLLGRPWIHCVRAVPSTLHQMMKFPTKEGIKMVYGEQHIAREMFAMHNVAPTSIPSISNEPKDKHTAK; encoded by the coding sequence atggcgagcgaaacaactaAAGAGGAAATCACCCTCTCGGTCAACGTGGCCGGAGCAACCCATAatgtcaagtttcatgtcatcgaaggagatatgagatacaatgacttgctcggaaggccatggatacactgcgtgagagcagtaccatcaacccttcatcaaatgatgaagtttccaactaAGGAAGGAATAAAAATGGTATACGGGGAGCAACATATTGCAAGAGAGATGTTTGCAATGCATAATGTGGCACCAACATCGATACCTTCCATATCGAatgagccaaaggataagcataCAGCGAAATAG